One genomic window of Arachis hypogaea cultivar Tifrunner chromosome 8, arahy.Tifrunner.gnm2.J5K5, whole genome shotgun sequence includes the following:
- the LOC112706011 gene encoding gibberellin 20 oxidase 2, with amino-acid sequence MDSSLLLSTLNQETVIGVEPPHLPTNFVWPMEDLVDAHGELEVPVVNLSGFLNGDDEATWCVAKLVHRACLSHGFFQVINHGVDPALIAQAYAQMDKFFRVPTQRKLSFSKKPGLLWGYSGAHVDRFSSKLPWKETLSFPYYDHTFEPVVANYFNTTLGEDFQQTGVTFQKYCKAMKELGVKLTELLAISLGLKDRLHYKELFEEGCSIMRCNYYPPCHQPSLTLGTGPHCDPTSITILHQDQVGGLQVFADKRWKNVQPRSDAFIVNIGDTFTALSNGRYKSCLHRAVVNRYKERRSLAFFLCPKEDKILRPPQDILRIDGTKHFPDFTWSDLLLFTQKHYRADEATLHNFTNWFLSSKTDK; translated from the exons ATGGACTCAAGTCTCTTGTTGTCTACATTGAATCAAGAAACAGTTATTGGGGTGGAGCCGCCCCACTTGCCCACAAATTTCGTTTGGCCAATGGAAGACCTTGTTGACGCCCACGGGGAACTCGAAGTTCCAGTGGTAAACCTTTCTGGGTTCCTCAATGGAGACGACGAGGCCACGTGGTGCGTCGCGAAGCTCGTCCATCGAGCATGCTTGAGCCATGGGTTCTTCCAAGTGATCAACCATGGGGTTGATCCTGCGCTCATTGCTCAGGCATATGCTCAGATGGACAAATTTTTTAGGGTTCCCACTCAGAGGAAGTTGAGTTTTTCAAAGAAACCAGGTTTATTGTGGGGATATTCCGGTGCACATGTTGATAGATTCTCTTCCAAACTTCCATGGAAGGAAACCTTGTCTTTCCCTTATTATGATCACACCTTTGAGCCGGTTGTTGCAAATTATTTTAATACCACATTAGGAGAAGATTTTCAACAAACTGG agtGACGTTCCAGAAGTACTGCAAAGCCATGAAGGAATTAGGGGTGAAGCTAACGGAGCTATTAGCAATAAGCTTAGGGTTGAAAGATAGATTGCATTACAAGGAGTTATTTGAAGAAGGTTGTTCCATAATGAGATGCAACTATTACCCACCATGCCACCAACCAAGCCTTACACTTGGGACAGGACCCCATTGTGATCCAACATCTATAACCATTCTTCACCAAGATCAAGTTGGAGGGCTTCAAGTCTTTGCTGATAAGAGGTGGAAAAATGTTCAACCTCGCTCAGATGCTTTTATTGTTAACATTGGTGATACATTCACG GCACTATCAAATGGAAGGTACAAGAGTTGCTTGCATAGGGCAGTGGTAAACAGGTACAAAGAGAGAAGGTCATTGGCATTCTTTCTATGCCCTAAAGAAGACAAGATTTTGAGACCACCCCAAGATATTCTTCGCATTGATGGGACCAAACATTTCCCTGATTTTACTTGGT